One genomic segment of Catalinimonas alkaloidigena includes these proteins:
- a CDS encoding tandem-95 repeat protein has translation MVGTLSADGTAPISFSLTDAEDNDFFTINGNQLFVDGSLDFETVGASLTVVVQATNGNGNTTQNFDIEVTNEEEPPTSISLDGNTIEDGDASGTTVGTLSAQGGASETVTFSLPEGEADNSNFSIQNDNQLVTAFTADYDSKSSYQVEVQAQGDGDFEQTFNISVNPPVIVAPTTITLNPTSPTVAENDENALVGTLSADGTAPISFSLTDAEDNDFFTINGNQLFVDGSLDFETVGASLTVVVQATNGDGNTTQNFDIEVTNEEEPPTSISLDGNTIEDGDASGTTVGTLSAQGGASETVTFSLPEGEADNSNFSIQNDNQLVTAFTADYDSKSSYQVEVQAQGDGDLEQTFNISVNPAPDPVFTLDPDSFSAKEDFEGIQTITIVPAEGTPAAEYSFEPQLSTIDFVDVSFDAENLEIIFQAVNNAFGSTEVLVTATDPNSGNTVTNTLNIAVNSENDNPTVSEIPPVNVTEDDPDETITLSDYFSDVEDATLDYAVEEIGNESLLTATIDETTAVLTISFNENASGNTSITVSATDDGGLSATATIDVQISGSNDAPVISDQNEVSTDEDVDYQILLTDLIVEDADNTYPAGFTLTIGQGDNYEIVDGTTISPTANYNGELTVEVQVTDPEGASSNPFDLSITVEPVNDAPVASTIEDLEVEEDAEPVSIDLAPYFSDIDNETLTYSVVSNTSDQITTDIDNASLQLSFETNFSGNATLNIQASDGETVTDPNLSLQVVVIPVNDAPVLSVNEVGISGTEDTSVDLESLLSETNSVLTVTDPDSNFPDDFFIEAQDLNETNNYTLNNDRNSVIPAENFDGDLFVPIRVNDGNAYSTYQTLRIRLNPVNDRPQIFLSAEERGTAIQFNRGDSPVSITSSLIINDVDNINMSSASVSFVENGPVFYSPDEDELRYPAQIGNITGQWDAENGVLSLTGNASINDYRDALRSITYFNNATTPTALPRQLLFVINDGALASNEANDVRFIRVEDSNLPPELTDFDKQVPEDESLTLRVSDFSDNYADDLDPFDNAIYITRLPDPSKGSLVVDGEAITDGDLNPAIGGFLIDFDTNPSFSYQPETNFNGTDSFEWTALDSETQPGTLINSASVSITVLPVSDPPTINAPASITASEDAMFSFSDTRSITIEDIDSTTDSITVSLAVQEGLLSFVNEGVLASINFLDGSSTDTPNMTFRGVSSDIDNALTSLQYAARSDFNGTDILKITATDPQNNSAEAEVNIIINSVNDLPALVNMESDTLSYTENDAPLLLTESLSIEDLENDNIVAATISITENFAAEEDRLGFTPTPGITGRVSNNRLILTGNASIEVYQSLLRSITYENMSETPQSGVRKINFQVTDVGNGSSNIASRYANVIQTDDSIQITDVESTALAYRPGDAQQILTESIILSDADDDSLTTAIISFSNDSYIAAEDSLIFESDEFEVSWNEEKGTLTINGENSIAEYQNALRAVQYINTSDTPTPGSRLIRFTVFRNGVASNVAIREITIIINEPPLLTDFNLALLKNSSYSFSAEDFANHYNDPDNSSENLTFVRLRISKLPSRGQLLLSGEVITQEILDTEGAFEVSTENINQLTYQPESDYVGADSIEWNAFDGEAYAIANAKLTFNITDLTVNAGADVEVCLGDPLTLNVEVSGGSGNYTYTWTCDQADCMIDNANAAEVSVSPGGTTAYFVKVTDENGITSNSDTIIVNTIECYGLPLSIPTAFTPNGDGPNDSWVITNIETYDSQVVEVYDRYGKQVYFSEGYQRPWDGSRNGQLLPAGTYYYLIKLNGGEQFHRGSVSILK, from the coding sequence TTGGTAGGTACTCTGTCCGCTGATGGTACTGCTCCTATCTCTTTCTCTCTGACTGATGCTGAAGATAATGACTTCTTCACCATCAATGGAAACCAGCTTTTCGTAGATGGATCGCTGGACTTTGAAACTGTCGGTGCCTCTCTAACTGTAGTGGTACAGGCAACTAATGGAAACGGAAACACTACCCAAAACTTTGATATTGAGGTTACTAATGAGGAAGAACCGCCTACCAGCATTTCCCTGGATGGCAATACCATAGAAGATGGAGATGCGTCCGGTACTACTGTGGGTACCTTATCCGCTCAGGGGGGGGCATCAGAAACCGTAACTTTTTCTTTGCCCGAAGGAGAAGCTGATAATAGCAACTTCTCTATCCAAAATGACAACCAACTGGTAACCGCTTTTACCGCTGACTATGATTCCAAATCTTCTTATCAGGTGGAAGTGCAGGCACAAGGGGATGGAGACTTTGAACAAACTTTCAACATCTCGGTGAACCCTCCTGTCATAGTAGCCCCTACCACTATTACACTGAACCCTACTAGCCCTACAGTTGCTGAAAATGATGAAAATGCTTTGGTAGGTACTCTGTCCGCTGATGGTACTGCTCCTATCTCTTTCTCTCTGACTGATGCTGAAGATAATGACTTCTTCACCATCAATGGAAACCAGCTTTTCGTAGATGGATCGCTGGACTTTGAAACTGTCGGTGCCTCTCTGACTGTAGTGGTACAGGCAACTAATGGAGACGGAAACACTACCCAAAACTTTGATATTGAGGTTACTAATGAGGAAGAACCGCCTACCAGCATCTCCCTGGATGGCAATACCATAGAAGATGGAGATGCGTCCGGTACTACTGTGGGTACCTTATCCGCTCAGGGGGGGGCATCAGAAACCGTAACTTTTTCTTTGCCCGAAGGAGAAGCTGATAATAGCAACTTCTCTATCCAAAATGACAACCAACTGGTAACCGCTTTTACCGCTGACTATGATTCCAAATCCTCTTATCAGGTGGAAGTGCAGGCACAAGGGGATGGAGACCTTGAACAAACTTTCAACATCTCGGTGAACCCAGCTCCTGACCCAGTTTTCACACTAGATCCAGACAGTTTCTCAGCTAAGGAAGATTTTGAAGGTATACAAACTATCACTATAGTTCCTGCAGAGGGTACACCTGCCGCTGAGTATAGCTTTGAACCCCAACTAAGTACCATTGATTTCGTTGATGTTAGCTTTGATGCTGAAAATCTTGAAATTATTTTTCAAGCAGTGAATAATGCTTTTGGAAGTACTGAGGTTTTAGTTACTGCTACAGACCCTAACAGTGGTAATACCGTCACAAACACTTTAAATATTGCAGTAAACTCAGAAAATGACAATCCTACAGTTTCCGAAATTCCTCCTGTCAACGTTACAGAAGATGATCCGGATGAAACTATTACTTTATCCGACTACTTCAGCGATGTGGAAGATGCTACATTGGACTATGCTGTTGAAGAAATCGGCAATGAAAGCCTGCTTACCGCTACCATTGACGAAACCACTGCTGTACTGACCATCAGCTTTAACGAAAATGCTTCCGGCAATACAAGCATTACAGTTTCTGCTACGGATGATGGAGGCTTGTCTGCAACAGCTACGATTGATGTGCAGATTAGCGGCTCCAATGACGCGCCCGTCATTTCTGATCAAAATGAGGTGAGCACGGATGAAGATGTGGACTATCAGATTTTACTTACTGACCTAATCGTAGAAGATGCTGACAACACTTATCCCGCAGGCTTTACTTTAACGATAGGACAAGGCGATAACTATGAAATCGTAGATGGTACCACCATAAGTCCTACTGCCAACTACAATGGAGAACTCACCGTAGAGGTACAGGTCACCGACCCTGAAGGAGCAAGCAGCAATCCCTTTGATTTGTCTATCACCGTTGAGCCTGTCAATGACGCTCCGGTAGCCTCTACCATAGAAGATTTGGAAGTTGAGGAAGACGCTGAACCGGTAAGCATTGACCTTGCACCTTATTTTTCTGATATTGATAATGAAACTTTGACCTACTCAGTAGTTTCAAATACGAGCGACCAGATCACCACTGATATTGATAATGCTAGCCTACAGCTATCTTTTGAGACTAACTTCAGTGGCAATGCTACCCTGAATATACAGGCGAGTGATGGAGAGACTGTCACCGATCCTAACCTTTCTCTACAAGTCGTAGTAATTCCTGTGAATGATGCTCCTGTGCTTTCAGTAAATGAAGTAGGAATTAGCGGTACGGAGGACACATCTGTAGATTTGGAGTCGCTTCTCTCCGAGACAAACAGTGTCCTTACTGTTACTGACCCGGATAGTAATTTTCCAGATGACTTTTTTATTGAGGCACAAGATCTGAATGAAACCAACAATTACACACTTAATAATGACCGAAATAGTGTAATCCCTGCTGAAAATTTTGATGGTGATCTTTTTGTACCCATACGGGTAAACGATGGCAATGCCTATAGCACTTACCAAACATTGAGGATTAGACTTAATCCGGTCAATGACCGACCTCAGATCTTTTTATCTGCCGAAGAACGTGGTACCGCCATACAGTTTAACCGGGGAGATAGTCCGGTGAGCATCACTTCTTCGCTGATCATTAACGATGTAGATAACATAAATATGTCTTCAGCATCTGTATCTTTCGTTGAAAACGGGCCGGTCTTTTATTCACCGGATGAAGATGAGCTCCGCTACCCTGCACAGATAGGTAACATCACCGGACAGTGGGATGCTGAAAACGGAGTGCTTTCTTTGACAGGGAATGCTAGTATCAATGACTACAGAGATGCATTACGCAGTATCACATATTTTAACAATGCCACTACGCCTACCGCGCTTCCCCGGCAGTTGCTTTTTGTCATCAACGATGGTGCATTGGCAAGCAATGAGGCCAATGATGTAAGGTTTATCAGGGTAGAAGACTCTAACCTTCCTCCCGAGCTTACAGACTTTGACAAACAGGTACCGGAAGACGAATCTCTGACTTTAAGGGTAAGCGATTTCAGTGATAACTATGCTGATGATCTTGACCCATTTGATAACGCAATTTATATCACAAGACTTCCTGACCCCTCAAAAGGGAGCCTGGTAGTTGATGGAGAAGCTATTACTGATGGCGATCTTAACCCGGCCATAGGCGGTTTTCTCATAGATTTTGATACTAATCCCAGCTTCAGCTACCAGCCTGAAACAAATTTTAATGGTACAGACTCTTTTGAATGGACAGCCCTGGATAGCGAAACTCAGCCGGGTACTCTTATCAACTCAGCCAGTGTGAGCATTACCGTTTTGCCGGTAAGCGACCCTCCTACCATCAATGCTCCTGCTTCCATCACTGCCAGCGAAGATGCTATGTTCAGCTTTTCAGATACACGTAGCATCACCATTGAAGACATTGACAGTACTACTGACAGCATTACTGTGAGTCTGGCGGTACAGGAAGGCCTACTTTCTTTTGTAAATGAAGGGGTTTTAGCGTCAATCAACTTCCTTGATGGAAGTAGTACAGACACGCCAAATATGACGTTCAGAGGGGTTTCTTCTGATATTGATAATGCGCTTACCAGCTTACAGTATGCTGCACGTAGCGATTTCAACGGCACAGACATATTAAAAATTACCGCTACCGACCCTCAAAACAACTCGGCTGAAGCAGAAGTAAATATTATCATTAACTCCGTGAATGATCTGCCAGCCTTGGTTAATATGGAGAGTGATACACTCAGCTATACAGAAAACGATGCGCCCTTACTCCTTACTGAAAGCCTAAGCATAGAAGATCTGGAGAACGACAATATCGTAGCCGCTACCATATCTATTACGGAGAACTTTGCAGCAGAAGAAGACCGGCTGGGATTTACGCCTACCCCAGGCATTACGGGAAGGGTAAGTAACAACCGACTCATCCTCACTGGTAACGCTTCCATAGAAGTATATCAGTCACTTCTCAGAAGTATCACCTATGAAAATATGAGTGAAACGCCGCAAAGCGGGGTACGCAAAATCAACTTTCAGGTAACTGATGTGGGAAATGGTTCCAGTAACATAGCTTCGCGTTATGCCAATGTCATTCAGACTGATGATTCAATTCAAATTACAGATGTAGAAAGCACTGCACTTGCCTATCGTCCCGGAGATGCCCAGCAAATCCTCACCGAGTCTATTATCCTTAGCGATGCTGATGATGATAGCCTGACTACTGCGATCATTAGCTTTTCCAATGACAGTTATATTGCCGCTGAGGACAGTCTGATCTTTGAATCTGACGAATTCGAGGTCAGCTGGAATGAAGAAAAGGGTACGCTTACAATCAATGGTGAAAATAGTATAGCGGAATACCAGAATGCGCTACGGGCTGTACAGTATATCAATACTTCTGATACGCCTACCCCTGGCAGCAGGTTGATCCGCTTTACAGTATTTAGAAATGGCGTAGCCAGTAATGTAGCGATCCGGGAAATCACAATTATCATCAATGAGCCTCCGCTGCTTACAGACTTCAACCTGGCCCTGCTCAAAAACAGCAGTTACAGTTTTAGCGCTGAAGACTTTGCAAATCACTATAATGATCCTGATAATTCATCTGAAAACCTTACATTTGTAAGATTAAGGATTAGCAAACTGCCCAGCAGGGGCCAGTTACTCCTTAGTGGAGAAGTAATTACTCAAGAGATACTTGATACTGAAGGAGCATTTGAAGTGAGTACTGAAAATATCAATCAGCTGACATATCAGCCTGAAAGTGATTATGTAGGGGCTGACAGTATTGAATGGAATGCTTTTGATGGTGAAGCTTATGCCATCGCCAACGCTAAGCTGACATTCAATATCACTGACCTGACAGTGAATGCAGGAGCTGATGTAGAAGTTTGCCTTGGAGATCCCCTGACATTAAATGTTGAAGTCAGTGGAGGAAGTGGCAATTACACTTATACATGGACCTGCGATCAGGCTGACTGCATGATAGACAATGCCAATGCTGCTGAAGTGAGTGTATCTCCGGGCGGAACTACTGCCTACTTCGTAAAGGTAACGGATGAAAATGGTATAACATCCAACAGTGATACGATCATCGTAAATACTATAGAATGTTATGGACTGCCCCTTAGCATTCCTACGGCTTTTACACCCAATGGAGATGGTCCTAATGACAGTTGGGTAATCACCAATATAGAGACTTACGATAGCCAGGTAGTAGAAGTGTATGACCGATACGGAAAGCAGGTGTATTTCTCAGAAGGCTACCAAAGGCCCTGGGATGGCTCCAGAAATGGTCAACTTTTGCCTGCGGGTACTTACTATTATTTAATCAAGCTTAACGGTGGGGAGCAGTTCCATCGTGGATCTGTAAGTATTCTTAAGTAA